One window of Hymenobacter canadensis genomic DNA carries:
- a CDS encoding type II toxin-antitoxin system YoeB family toxin, with protein sequence MEAIYLTSLPSFQLRPRFRGGSKKCLRTSTTSTGKPEPLKHGFAGFWSRRISGEHWLIYRFEADLV encoded by the coding sequence GTGGAAGCGATATACTTAACTTCTTTGCCAAGCTTTCAACTAAGGCCAAGATTCAGGGGGGGCTCAAAGAAGTGCCTGCGTACGTCCACTACGAGTACGGGCAAGCCTGAACCTCTGAAACACGGTTTCGCTGGCTTCTGGTCGCGCCGCATTAGTGGGGAGCACTGGCTGATTTACCGCTTTGAGGCCGATTTAGTGTAG
- a CDS encoding WD40 repeat domain-containing protein has protein sequence MSLTFYPSLLRTALGVALCCSTGAYAQTTAPASATSTWLQADIKTKAALLGVDYSPDGKRLVTCGLGRDIVVYDVATRQPVLTLKGHTDDVVSVKFSPNGRYIASGGVDHALILWDAITGELIRKNTDHTDYVRDVAFSPDSKRLASAGWDGQALVFETFSGQRLASLKGPAPADAPPVPAAYDRAKTTKGRMGNVTSVAFSPDGTEILTASGDHALRIWDTTTWEPKMVLAGHTDEVWDARYAPNGKYVVSGAWDNTARIWDVKTQRTVRVLPAHVSDVWATSFSPDGQLVATGGGDRKVRIWDMVTGMLVQDLSGELHTAEVENLVFSPDGSSLASVSRDGTLKIWQVPGTAIRIGAYAQYNFDKWSRKGEFEKTVDFDARMARKADQLKAFQQEGLTLLLKGYSNAADWSNFTLKEYNADTEYYALGSALFPTISYRIKVAPRDAEQFRNSFMRVTYGVPAFEYTGSTIQLDNVNATVVGSTGPARQYTIVH, from the coding sequence ATGTCCCTCACCTTTTACCCTTCCCTGCTGCGCACCGCCCTGGGCGTAGCCCTTTGCTGCAGCACCGGCGCTTACGCCCAGACGACGGCACCGGCTTCCGCGACCAGCACCTGGCTGCAGGCCGACATCAAGACCAAGGCTGCCCTGTTAGGCGTTGATTACAGCCCCGATGGCAAGCGCCTGGTCACCTGTGGCCTGGGCCGCGACATTGTTGTCTACGACGTGGCTACCCGGCAGCCGGTCCTGACGCTGAAAGGCCACACGGACGACGTGGTAAGCGTCAAGTTCAGCCCCAACGGGCGCTACATTGCTTCCGGTGGCGTCGACCATGCCCTGATCTTATGGGATGCCATCACGGGAGAGCTTATCCGCAAAAACACGGACCACACCGATTACGTGCGTGATGTGGCCTTCAGCCCTGATAGCAAGCGGCTGGCCAGCGCCGGCTGGGATGGCCAGGCCTTGGTTTTCGAAACCTTCAGCGGCCAGCGCCTGGCCTCTCTGAAAGGCCCCGCACCAGCGGATGCGCCCCCCGTACCGGCCGCCTACGACCGGGCCAAAACCACGAAGGGACGTATGGGCAATGTCACGTCGGTCGCGTTCAGCCCCGACGGCACGGAGATTCTCACGGCCAGCGGCGACCATGCCCTGCGCATCTGGGATACGACTACCTGGGAACCGAAAATGGTTCTGGCGGGCCATACCGACGAGGTGTGGGATGCCCGCTACGCCCCCAATGGCAAGTATGTGGTGAGTGGCGCCTGGGATAATACAGCCCGGATCTGGGATGTGAAGACGCAGCGGACCGTACGCGTTTTGCCCGCGCACGTATCCGACGTGTGGGCGACCTCCTTCAGCCCCGACGGGCAGTTGGTTGCCACGGGCGGCGGCGACCGAAAAGTGCGGATCTGGGACATGGTCACCGGAATGCTGGTGCAGGACCTGTCGGGCGAGCTGCACACAGCCGAAGTGGAAAACCTGGTCTTCAGCCCCGATGGCAGCAGCCTGGCCAGTGTCAGCCGCGACGGGACGCTGAAGATCTGGCAGGTACCGGGCACCGCCATCCGGATTGGGGCGTATGCCCAATACAACTTCGACAAATGGAGCCGCAAGGGCGAATTTGAGAAGACCGTTGATTTCGACGCCCGCATGGCTCGTAAAGCCGATCAGCTCAAGGCATTCCAACAGGAGGGGCTAACCCTGCTTCTGAAAGGATACAGCAACGCGGCCGACTGGTCGAATTTTACGCTGAAAGAGTATAATGCAGACACGGAATACTATGCGCTGGGCTCGGCCCTGTTCCCGACCATCAGCTACCGCATCAAGGTAGCGCCGCGCGATGCCGAACAGTTCCGCAACAGCTTCATGCGGGTGACGTACGGAGTACCAGCCTTTGAGTACACGGGCTCAACCATCCAGCTCGACAACGTCAACGCCACGGTGGTCGGCAGCACCGGGCCCGCCCGGCAGTACACGATTGTGCATTAG
- a CDS encoding cytochrome-c peroxidase, whose protein sequence is MGKTLFFEPALAINGKRSCASCHRPEKAFTDHRITSRALRFTANLTHNAPTLLNAAGQRHYFHDGRAATMGEVIGQVITSPAEMGSSYALITDRLNQSEVYRRWFDQALQAPIGEASINAALTAYVESLRSRNAPYDVARRGAGRLPGPALAGQRLFARAQLGCASCHSGPVFRDGQRHEIQPGEWVKTPTLRNVALTPPYGSTGQAATLAQALNTPFHQRQLVRPLTEQQQEHLVAFLQTLTDTTSYEHRPPTSLPDLPSQPERRVGGLY, encoded by the coding sequence TTGGGGAAAACGTTGTTTTTTGAGCCGGCGCTTGCCATTAATGGCAAGCGCAGCTGTGCTTCCTGCCACCGGCCCGAGAAGGCCTTCACAGACCACCGCATTACGTCCCGGGCGCTTCGTTTTACTGCCAACCTCACCCATAACGCGCCAACGCTGCTCAATGCCGCCGGCCAGCGGCACTATTTCCACGACGGACGGGCAGCCACCATGGGCGAAGTTATCGGGCAGGTCATCACCAGCCCGGCGGAAATGGGTAGCAGCTACGCCTTGATTACCGATCGGCTGAACCAGAGTGAAGTGTACCGCCGCTGGTTTGATCAGGCACTGCAGGCGCCCATTGGCGAGGCCTCCATCAACGCGGCCCTCACGGCGTATGTTGAAAGCCTGCGCAGCCGCAATGCGCCCTACGATGTGGCGCGGCGCGGCGCCGGCAGGTTGCCCGGCCCGGCCTTAGCCGGCCAGCGGCTGTTTGCCCGCGCTCAGCTGGGCTGCGCCAGCTGCCACAGCGGCCCGGTCTTCCGCGACGGGCAGCGCCATGAAATTCAACCCGGAGAATGGGTAAAAACGCCCACCCTGCGCAATGTGGCCCTCACGCCTCCCTACGGCTCCACTGGCCAGGCGGCCACGCTGGCCCAGGCCCTGAACACGCCATTTCATCAGCGGCAACTTGTCCGGCCTCTGACTGAGCAGCAGCAGGAGCACCTGGTTGCCTTCCTGCAGACCCTCACCGACACGACCTCTTACGAGCACCGACCACCCACCTCTTTGCCGGACCTGCCCAGCCAGCCGGAACGCCGCGTGGGAGGATTGTACTGA
- a CDS encoding HelD family protein: MNATQQEEKEYLEVIKEQLTLAVRRVDEAVRQSSEELRQKKQYIHEHQSGMDEADMVAADQSINRMALTGEGAVGRKRRLLKLGQSPYFGRIDFAAPNQASAPVYIGVYSFFDEQQRRNLIYDWRAPISSLFYDFELGPASYATPSGTVRGTIELKRQYKIRDGRLEFMLDSDVNIHDDVLQQELAKSSDDKMKNIVATIQRDQNAVIRNETAPVMIIQGVAGSGKTSIALHRIAFLLYRYRETISAKDILIISPNKVFADYISNVLPELGEEHIPELGMDELAADLLENRYPFQTFFEQVSALLEQHNPAFIERIRFKSSFEFLSRLNQYLLHIENNYITWTELRVGRTVVPVAFVQQKFRAYHRVPLLKRFALVANDIRTYVRDATGRKLTGQEKGAIGEATARLFRFHNVLDLYRDFYRWIGRPELLQVGHSLRLEYADVFALIYLRIRLEGATAYDQVKHLLVDEMQDYTPVQYAVLSRLFPCRKTILGDVSQTVNPYSASSAEAIERVFPQADVVRLQRSYRSTVEITAFAQRLMPNPNIIPLERHGPEPTVVPFGSQAEELDAIRQMLLNFKSSGSHSLGLICKTLRQAEQAYEALQAPGIYLLTDESTKFKEGIIITTAHLAKGLEFDAVIVPFASAHSYKTEVDRSMLYVACTRAMHQLTLTYSGALTTFLAA, encoded by the coding sequence ATGAACGCCACGCAGCAGGAAGAGAAAGAATACCTGGAAGTAATCAAAGAGCAGCTGACGCTGGCCGTGCGGCGGGTTGATGAGGCCGTCAGGCAGTCTTCCGAGGAGCTGCGGCAGAAAAAGCAGTATATCCATGAGCACCAGTCCGGTATGGACGAAGCCGACATGGTGGCGGCCGACCAGTCCATCAACCGCATGGCCCTGACGGGCGAAGGGGCCGTGGGGCGCAAGCGCCGTTTGCTCAAGCTGGGCCAATCCCCGTACTTCGGCCGCATCGATTTTGCCGCCCCCAACCAGGCCAGCGCGCCGGTTTACATTGGCGTGTATTCCTTCTTTGATGAGCAGCAGCGCCGGAATCTGATCTACGACTGGCGCGCGCCCATCTCCTCTTTGTTCTACGATTTCGAGCTGGGGCCGGCCTCCTACGCCACGCCCTCCGGCACAGTGCGCGGCACAATCGAGCTAAAACGGCAGTACAAGATCCGCGACGGCCGCCTGGAATTCATGCTCGACAGCGACGTGAACATCCACGACGACGTGCTGCAGCAGGAGCTGGCCAAGTCTTCCGACGATAAGATGAAGAACATCGTCGCCACGATTCAGCGCGACCAGAATGCCGTAATCCGCAACGAAACCGCCCCGGTGATGATTATCCAGGGGGTGGCCGGCTCGGGCAAAACCTCCATTGCCCTGCACCGCATTGCCTTCCTGCTGTATCGCTACCGGGAAACTATCTCGGCCAAGGATATCCTCATTATCTCGCCCAACAAGGTCTTTGCTGACTACATCTCCAACGTGCTGCCCGAGCTGGGGGAGGAGCACATTCCCGAGCTGGGGATGGACGAGCTGGCCGCCGACCTGCTCGAAAACCGCTACCCGTTCCAGACCTTCTTTGAGCAGGTGTCGGCCCTGCTGGAGCAGCACAACCCGGCGTTCATCGAGCGCATCCGGTTCAAGTCCTCGTTTGAATTTCTTAGCCGGCTGAACCAGTACCTGCTCCACATCGAGAACAACTACATCACCTGGACTGAGCTGCGGGTCGGCCGGACCGTAGTGCCGGTGGCGTTCGTGCAACAGAAGTTCCGGGCCTATCATCGGGTGCCGCTTCTGAAGCGGTTTGCGCTGGTCGCCAACGACATCCGGACCTACGTGCGCGACGCCACCGGCCGCAAGCTGACCGGGCAGGAGAAGGGCGCCATTGGCGAGGCCACGGCCCGGCTGTTCAGGTTCCACAACGTGCTGGACCTGTACCGGGATTTTTACCGCTGGATCGGCCGGCCCGAGCTGCTGCAGGTGGGCCACTCCCTGCGGCTGGAATACGCCGACGTGTTTGCCCTGATCTATCTGCGCATCCGGCTGGAAGGCGCCACGGCCTACGACCAGGTCAAGCACCTGCTGGTGGACGAAATGCAGGATTATACTCCGGTGCAATACGCCGTGTTGTCTAGGCTGTTTCCGTGCCGCAAGACCATTCTGGGCGATGTAAGCCAGACGGTGAATCCGTACAGCGCTTCTTCCGCCGAAGCCATCGAACGGGTTTTCCCGCAGGCCGACGTGGTCAGGCTGCAGCGCAGCTACCGCTCCACCGTCGAGATTACGGCCTTCGCGCAGCGGCTCATGCCCAATCCTAACATCATTCCGCTGGAACGGCACGGGCCGGAGCCCACCGTAGTGCCCTTCGGCAGCCAAGCCGAGGAGCTGGATGCCATCCGGCAAATGCTCCTGAACTTTAAAAGCTCTGGCAGCCACTCGCTGGGCCTCATCTGCAAAACCCTGCGGCAGGCAGAGCAGGCGTATGAGGCCCTGCAGGCCCCGGGCATCTACTTGCTCACGGATGAGTCGACGAAGTTCAAGGAAGGCATTATCATCACCACGGCCCACTTGGCGAAGGGCCTGGAGTTCGATGCGGTGATTGTGCCGTTTGCCTCCGCGCATTCGTACAAAACGGAGGTTGACAGAAGCATGCTTTACGTGGCCTGCACCCGGGCCATGCACCAGCTCACGCTGACGTATTCCGGAGCCCTGACTACCTTCCTGGCCGCCTGA
- a CDS encoding replication initiation protein produces the protein MLPAIPVPPQYPRAYQANALVRAPLKLTHIEARIFALALSCIHQDQTELPGISIPLGRVMTQKKGGSVYETIRDACRSLMSKVVSIETQTGNKKRFTAYSIISYIDLNEGTGFLTGNFAPEIKPFLLQLAEQYTHVEIESLLTLKSAHAHRLFWLLKSWDDVGIWEVEFDVLRKQVLGDDNDVTYTLFYDFKRYVLEPALRELHSLGWIVVYEPVKEGKKVQAIRFTIPQALTKLTKEGLPPAKAGPVARSRAPQEQMSLSLDAELPTLQQRIVTRLQKLKLTGPQIQHVMGFIGDDENLMAKLMKATHPLLRDFEAGNKVFDNLGGATVNLLKSEFTGLYATLK, from the coding sequence ATGCTGCCTGCTATTCCCGTTCCGCCCCAGTATCCCCGGGCCTACCAGGCCAATGCGCTGGTCAGGGCCCCGCTCAAGCTGACGCACATTGAGGCGCGCATCTTTGCGCTGGCCCTGAGCTGCATTCACCAGGACCAGACGGAGCTGCCGGGAATTAGCATTCCGCTGGGCCGCGTGATGACCCAGAAAAAAGGCGGAAGCGTCTACGAAACCATTCGCGACGCCTGCCGGAGTCTGATGTCGAAGGTGGTAAGCATTGAAACCCAGACGGGTAACAAGAAGCGCTTCACGGCCTACTCCATCATCAGCTACATCGACCTGAACGAGGGAACCGGCTTTCTGACCGGCAATTTTGCCCCGGAAATCAAGCCGTTTCTGCTGCAGCTGGCCGAGCAGTACACCCACGTGGAAATTGAAAGCCTGCTGACGCTGAAATCAGCCCACGCGCACCGGCTGTTCTGGCTGCTCAAGTCCTGGGACGACGTGGGCATCTGGGAGGTGGAGTTTGATGTGCTGCGCAAGCAGGTGCTCGGCGACGACAACGACGTGACCTACACGCTCTTCTACGACTTCAAGCGCTACGTGCTGGAGCCGGCCCTGCGTGAGCTGCACTCGCTGGGCTGGATTGTGGTGTATGAGCCGGTTAAGGAGGGAAAAAAGGTGCAGGCCATCCGCTTCACCATCCCGCAGGCGCTGACCAAGCTCACGAAGGAAGGCCTGCCCCCGGCCAAGGCCGGCCCTGTCGCGCGTTCCAGGGCCCCTCAGGAGCAGATGAGCCTCTCGCTGGATGCGGAGCTGCCCACACTGCAGCAGCGCATCGTCACGCGCCTGCAAAAGCTTAAACTCACCGGCCCCCAGATTCAGCACGTAATGGGCTTCATCGGCGATGATGAAAACCTGATGGCCAAGCTGATGAAGGCCACCCATCCTTTGCTCCGTGACTTTGAGGCGGGCAACAAGGTCTTTGACAACCTGGGCGGCGCCACTGTCAACCTGCTGAAGTCGGAGTTCACCGGCCTGTACGCCACCCTCAAGTAG
- a CDS encoding Gfo/Idh/MocA family protein, producing the protein MRNVSRRGFVEQLGVGLGVSLLLPSFAAPAQPQNPRYAGKKLQVALCGLGRYANLVREGLAESQYCQLAGIVTGTPAKAARWKADYHIPEKNCYSYQDFDKILTNKSIDLVYITLPNGLHKEFTLRAAKAGKHVIVEKPMALTEQDCQEMIAACRQAGVQLAVGYRLHYEPHHLELQRLGQQKVFGQVRLIEASLGYRLADIDPQDWHLSKALAGGGPLMNLGVYCIQSGRYVLGEEPVAVTAQFGPVTMPGLFTEVEESVSWQLHFPSGAVCTSTATASCNIDRFFASADSGSFELSPGLSYGPFRGKSSRGAFNFPVINQQAAQLDGIAPYILDSKPLPAHISGEEGRKDLRVLVGIYKAAKTGKRVALRSN; encoded by the coding sequence ATGAGAAATGTATCCCGGCGTGGGTTCGTCGAGCAGCTCGGGGTAGGGCTGGGGGTCTCGCTGCTGTTGCCCTCCTTTGCCGCACCTGCGCAGCCGCAAAACCCGAGATATGCCGGCAAAAAGCTTCAGGTGGCGCTTTGCGGCCTGGGCCGGTATGCCAATCTGGTCCGCGAGGGCCTGGCCGAATCGCAGTATTGCCAGTTGGCGGGCATCGTAACCGGTACGCCGGCCAAGGCCGCCCGGTGGAAAGCTGATTACCACATCCCCGAAAAGAACTGCTACTCTTACCAGGATTTCGATAAGATCCTCACCAACAAGAGCATCGATCTGGTGTACATCACCCTGCCCAACGGCCTGCACAAGGAGTTTACGCTGCGGGCGGCCAAAGCCGGCAAGCACGTGATTGTGGAGAAGCCCATGGCCCTGACGGAGCAGGATTGCCAGGAAATGATAGCGGCCTGCCGGCAGGCCGGCGTGCAGCTGGCCGTGGGCTACCGGCTGCACTACGAGCCGCACCACCTCGAGCTTCAGCGGCTGGGCCAGCAAAAAGTGTTCGGGCAGGTGCGCCTGATTGAGGCTTCGCTCGGCTACCGGCTGGCCGACATCGACCCCCAGGACTGGCACCTGAGCAAGGCGCTGGCCGGGGGCGGGCCGCTGATGAATCTGGGCGTGTACTGCATCCAGAGCGGCCGCTACGTGCTGGGCGAAGAGCCGGTGGCCGTGACGGCCCAGTTCGGCCCCGTCACCATGCCCGGCCTGTTCACAGAGGTGGAAGAGTCCGTCAGCTGGCAGCTGCATTTTCCCAGTGGCGCCGTGTGCACCTCCACTGCCACCGCTTCCTGCAACATCGACCGGTTCTTCGCCTCGGCCGACTCGGGCTCGTTCGAGCTCAGCCCGGGCCTGAGCTACGGGCCGTTCAGGGGCAAAAGCAGCCGGGGCGCATTCAACTTCCCGGTCATCAACCAGCAGGCTGCTCAGCTCGACGGCATTGCGCCTTACATTCTGGACAGCAAACCGCTGCCCGCCCATATTTCCGGGGAAGAAGGCCGCAAGGATCTGCGGGTGCTGGTCGGCATTTACAAGGCGGCAAAAACCGGGAAGCGAGTAGCGCTACGCAGCAACTGA
- a CDS encoding PAS domain-containing sensor histidine kinase, which translates to MTLASIPGLPATTLPVLLDLLPNGILYYTPVLNKAGEVVDFQFAYLNAAAQRLLALPARPIASYLQQWPDTVESGVFAFHRDTYLAGVPAQRDQFYQADEYDILISIQATRLDDGLLVSFTSDDNLPRTTVEEALRASQAREQVARTEAERQRGELERVFEQAPLAIAVYRGPNYVIELANSTVCRLWGRTPEQIVGKGLFEALPEVAGMGYEELLDGVMATGVPHVAQAMAAQHDRNGSRETVYWDFVYVPMREADGRITGAMVVANEVTEQVLARQQVQQLNEELEMRVTARSAEARAALHDAESQREQLWAQQALLGQILGQVPACIATFSGPAHRLSFFNTAYQQLVGGRAVLGKSLGEVLPETIEQGYVALLDQVYATGQPYHGTEIAIMLAQPTGSAIQQYLNFTYQPLNDAQGQCQGLLAFAVDVTEQVLARKQAETLQAGLLAAMQRQARQRQDLYQIFEQTPAAIVLLREPDHRIDYFNPAFEELFPPEEWTGSLHGRTLAEVYPRLKMAGLVNLIDRVFETGEPQVVLEMALAELQPGSPRYVTFAYQAYREDDRIVGVAAFVYDVSEQVLARQEREARQQELQRIFEQAPVAIAILRGPDLVIELANAAVGDIWGRHPAQVLGRPYFEALPDSAGQGFEAILARVLQTGEGFTVTETPLTLDRADTGRPALGYVNFEFQPLYDEQARVSGVIAIGIEVTDQVLARQQVQILNEEMQATNLELADTNRRLTRTNTDLDTFVYTASHDLKAPISNIEGLLLALRQQLPPATLQADLVPRLLEMMEDSVARFQQTIGHLTDISQLQQTEDPETVDLPVLINGVRLDLAPLLDTAPVVLAVDVDGCRAVRVAPKTLRSVVYNLLSNAVKYRDYDRPAQVQLRAHCTPGHLVLAVQDNGLGLTEAQQGELFGMFRRLHTHVDGSGVGLFTVKRLVDNAGGTIIVESQPGVGSTFTVSLPA; encoded by the coding sequence ATGACCCTCGCTTCGATTCCGGGCCTGCCCGCCACCACGCTCCCGGTTTTGCTGGACCTGCTGCCCAACGGCATCTTGTACTACACTCCGGTGCTCAATAAGGCCGGCGAGGTTGTTGATTTTCAGTTTGCCTACCTCAATGCCGCCGCCCAGCGGCTGCTGGCTCTGCCCGCCCGGCCTATTGCCAGCTACCTGCAGCAGTGGCCGGACACCGTGGAAAGCGGCGTGTTTGCCTTCCATCGAGACACGTATCTGGCCGGTGTACCAGCCCAGCGCGACCAGTTTTACCAGGCCGATGAGTACGACATCCTGATCAGCATTCAGGCCACCCGGCTGGACGACGGCCTGCTGGTGAGCTTCACCAGCGACGATAATCTGCCTCGCACGACGGTAGAAGAAGCCCTGCGCGCGAGCCAGGCCCGGGAGCAGGTTGCCCGCACCGAGGCCGAGCGGCAGCGCGGCGAGCTGGAGCGCGTATTCGAGCAGGCTCCTTTGGCCATTGCCGTATACCGGGGACCGAACTACGTCATTGAGCTGGCCAACTCCACCGTGTGCCGGCTGTGGGGCCGCACGCCGGAGCAAATCGTCGGCAAAGGCCTGTTTGAGGCGCTGCCCGAAGTGGCCGGCATGGGCTATGAGGAGCTGCTCGATGGCGTGATGGCCACCGGCGTGCCCCATGTGGCCCAGGCCATGGCGGCCCAGCACGACCGCAACGGCAGCCGCGAAACCGTGTACTGGGATTTCGTGTATGTGCCCATGCGCGAGGCCGACGGTCGCATTACGGGTGCGATGGTGGTGGCCAACGAAGTGACGGAGCAGGTGCTGGCCCGCCAGCAGGTGCAGCAGCTCAACGAAGAGTTGGAAATGCGGGTCACGGCCCGCTCGGCCGAAGCCCGGGCCGCCCTGCACGATGCCGAAAGCCAGCGCGAACAGCTGTGGGCGCAGCAAGCCCTGCTGGGCCAGATTCTGGGCCAGGTGCCGGCCTGCATTGCCACCTTCAGCGGGCCAGCGCACCGGCTTTCCTTTTTCAATACCGCCTATCAGCAGCTTGTCGGCGGCCGGGCGGTGCTGGGCAAATCCCTGGGCGAAGTGCTGCCCGAAACGATTGAACAAGGGTATGTGGCCCTGCTCGACCAGGTGTATGCCACCGGGCAGCCGTACCACGGCACTGAAATTGCCATTATGCTGGCGCAGCCCACCGGCTCCGCCATCCAGCAATACCTCAACTTCACCTACCAGCCGCTTAACGATGCGCAGGGCCAGTGCCAGGGGCTGCTGGCCTTCGCCGTGGATGTAACCGAGCAGGTGCTGGCCCGCAAACAGGCCGAAACCCTGCAGGCCGGCCTGCTGGCCGCCATGCAGCGCCAGGCCCGGCAGCGGCAGGACCTCTACCAGATATTTGAGCAGACGCCGGCCGCCATTGTGCTGCTGCGTGAGCCCGACCACCGCATCGACTACTTCAATCCCGCCTTTGAAGAGCTGTTTCCGCCCGAGGAGTGGACCGGCTCGCTGCACGGCCGCACCCTGGCCGAAGTGTACCCGCGCCTTAAAATGGCCGGGCTGGTAAACCTGATTGACCGCGTGTTTGAAACCGGCGAGCCGCAGGTGGTCCTCGAAATGGCGCTGGCCGAGCTGCAGCCCGGCAGCCCGCGCTACGTCACTTTTGCCTACCAGGCCTACCGCGAGGACGACCGCATCGTGGGTGTGGCCGCCTTCGTGTACGACGTGAGCGAGCAGGTGCTGGCCCGCCAGGAGCGCGAGGCCCGGCAGCAGGAATTGCAGCGGATTTTCGAGCAGGCTCCGGTGGCTATTGCCATCCTGCGCGGCCCCGACCTGGTTATCGAGCTGGCTAATGCGGCCGTGGGTGACATCTGGGGCCGGCACCCCGCGCAGGTGCTGGGCCGACCCTATTTCGAGGCCTTGCCCGATTCCGCCGGCCAGGGTTTTGAGGCCATTCTGGCGAGGGTGCTGCAAACGGGGGAAGGCTTTACCGTCACCGAAACGCCGCTAACGCTGGACCGTGCTGATACCGGCCGGCCCGCGCTGGGCTACGTCAATTTTGAGTTTCAGCCCCTCTACGATGAACAGGCGCGCGTGTCCGGGGTGATTGCCATTGGCATCGAAGTCACCGACCAGGTGCTGGCCCGCCAGCAGGTGCAAATTCTGAACGAGGAGATGCAGGCCACCAACCTGGAGCTGGCTGACACCAACCGCCGCCTCACCCGCACCAACACCGACCTCGATACCTTCGTTTACACGGCCTCGCACGACCTCAAAGCCCCGATTTCCAACATCGAAGGCCTGCTGCTGGCGCTGCGCCAGCAGCTGCCCCCCGCAACCCTGCAAGCCGATCTGGTGCCGCGGCTGCTTGAGATGATGGAGGACTCGGTAGCGCGCTTCCAGCAGACCATCGGCCACCTCACCGACATCTCTCAGCTGCAACAGACCGAAGACCCCGAAACCGTTGACCTGCCCGTCCTCATCAACGGGGTGCGCCTCGACCTGGCTCCGCTTCTCGACACTGCCCCCGTTGTTCTCGCCGTGGATGTGGATGGCTGCCGCGCCGTGCGCGTGGCCCCCAAAACCCTGCGCTCGGTGGTGTACAACCTGCTTAGCAACGCCGTCAAGTACCGCGACTATGACCGCCCAGCCCAGGTGCAGCTGCGTGCCCACTGCACTCCCGGCCACCTCGTGCTGGCCGTGCAGGACAACGGCCTGGGCCTCACCGAGGCGCAGCAGGGCGAGCTGTTCGGCATGTTCCGCCGCCTGCACACCCACGTCGATGGCTCGGGCGTGGGCCTGTTTACCGTCAAGCGCCTGGTCGACAATGCCGGCGGCACCATCATTGTGGAAAGCCAGCCTGGGGTTGGCTCCACGTTCACGGTTTCACTGCCCGCTTAG
- a CDS encoding response regulator encodes MEKLSSVLLVDDDSINNFLNELLFKQLDVTDHLLTAEDGAKALEIIARTAGSDEPALILLDVNMPGMGGIAFLEAYRQLPAAQRGATVIIMLTTTMDASDLSRLEELNIAGLVSKPLTQEKIDQILQLHFQRRLPTT; translated from the coding sequence ATGGAAAAGCTTTCCAGCGTGCTGCTGGTCGACGACGATTCGATCAATAATTTCCTAAACGAGCTGCTCTTCAAACAGCTCGATGTGACCGACCACCTGCTTACGGCCGAGGACGGGGCCAAAGCCCTAGAAATCATCGCCCGCACGGCCGGCTCCGACGAGCCTGCCCTCATCCTGCTCGACGTGAATATGCCCGGTATGGGGGGCATTGCCTTTCTCGAAGCTTACCGCCAGCTGCCAGCTGCGCAGCGTGGGGCTACGGTCATCATCATGCTCACCACCACCATGGACGCCAGCGACCTGAGCCGCCTCGAAGAGCTCAACATTGCCGGCCTGGTCAGCAAGCCCCTCACCCAGGAGAAAATCGACCAGATTCTGCAGCTGCACTTTCAGCGCCGCCTGCCAACCACATAG
- a CDS encoding AAA family ATPase: MVITVGGIKGGTGKSTISTNLAVWLSRQGHDVLLVDADEQESSSDFTAWRGETRNGELGYTLVQLTGALVRRQVELLRPKYTHIIIDTGGRDTSSQRAALFVSDRYLLPFAPRSYEIWTLSKVLSLLSEVQDVRTSPLQTFSFLNKADTRGVDNAEAMEVLRENEELNFVDFPVVNRKAFATAASKGLSVFEYTPVDEKAVAELNVLFRHVTQ, from the coding sequence ATGGTAATCACTGTAGGAGGAATAAAAGGAGGTACTGGTAAGTCTACCATTTCCACTAACCTTGCTGTCTGGCTTTCCCGCCAAGGCCATGACGTGCTGTTGGTGGATGCCGATGAACAGGAAAGCTCATCAGACTTCACCGCGTGGCGGGGCGAAACCCGCAATGGGGAGCTGGGCTACACCCTGGTGCAGTTAACCGGAGCGCTGGTACGGCGCCAGGTAGAACTACTCAGACCCAAATACACCCACATCATCATTGACACTGGCGGGCGTGATACCTCCAGTCAGCGGGCCGCCTTGTTCGTGTCTGATCGGTACCTGCTGCCGTTTGCGCCTAGATCGTACGAAATCTGGACGCTCTCGAAAGTATTATCCCTGCTGTCCGAAGTGCAGGACGTGCGGACCAGCCCTCTGCAGACCTTCTCTTTTCTTAATAAGGCGGATACGCGGGGAGTGGATAACGCCGAAGCCATGGAAGTGCTGCGGGAAAATGAAGAACTCAATTTCGTGGATTTCCCGGTCGTTAACCGCAAGGCTTTTGCTACGGCCGCCAGCAAAGGCCTGTCCGTCTTCGAGTACACGCCTGTAGACGAGAAGGCCGTCGCGGAGCTCAATGTTTTATTTCGTCACGTCACGCAATAG